The nucleotide window CCGCCCACGCGCCGGCCGAGGCCGCGGTCGAGCAGACCTTCGTCAACAAGGACGGCGCCGCGACGCTGAAGCTCGGCCAGGCGCGCGGCGTGGCGATGCTGGTGCCGGCAATGCACGGTCTGCTGGTCGCCGAATACGCGCCCAATCTCGTCAAGAAGACGGTGGTCGGCGCCGGCCACGCCGACAAGACCCAGATCCAGATGATGCTGAAGATCCTGCTGCCCAAGGCCGAGCCGAAAACCGCCGACGCCGCCGACGCTCTCGCCATCGCCATCACCCACGCCCATCACCGCGTCGCCACGCAGCGGCTG belongs to Rhodopseudomonas palustris and includes:
- the ruvC gene encoding crossover junction endodeoxyribonuclease RuvC; its protein translation is MSQPSIRSVRILGIDPGLRRTGWGVVESEGNRLVYVACGSVEPRDTLPLAERLLAIHDGLAKVLAAHAPAEAAVEQTFVNKDGAATLKLGQARGVAMLVPAMHGLLVAEYAPNLVKKTVVGAGHADKTQIQMMLKILLPKAEPKTADAADALAIAITHAHHRVATQRLKAVSA